A region of the Actinomycetota bacterium genome:
GTGCTGGTCGGGCTCACCCTCCTGCTCTCGGGGGTCGGCATCTGGCGGCTGGGGATCGTGCCCACCGTGGGCGACCTGATCCGCCTGACCGTCTGGCTGGTCGTGTCCCTGATGTACATCGGGTTCTGGCTCGCCCTGGCCATGCTCTTCTCGGTCTGGCTGCGGCGCGCATCGACATCTGCTCTCGCCTCCATCGCCGCCTGGCTGGTGGCGACGCTCTTCGCGGTGCTCCTCGTGGGGATCGTCGCGGACGTCCTGGCTCCGCTCCCCGCCCAGCCGACCCCGGAGGAGACGCTGCGCAACGCGCAGATGCAGGAGACGCTCAGCCGGTTCTCCCCGGGGACGCTCTACGAGCAGGCCACCGGGGCGCTGTTGAACCCGACGCAGCGGGCCACGGGACTCGTCTTCCTGCGCCAGCTCGACCGGGCCCTCCCCAACCCGATCACGCTCGACCAGAGCCTGCTGATCGTGTGGTCGCAGGTCGTGGGCCTGATCGCGCTGACGCTGCTCACCTTCGCCGCCGCCTACATCTCGTTCATGCGCCAAGAGGTGCGGGCCTAGCCGGTCCGGCCCGGACGAGGGGTGCACCGGCGATCGCACGGCCGGGGGCGATACCTGGGCAGGGAGCGGTGCTATCGCCCCCACCTCGGTCTGCGGTGATGCCTTCGGACGAAGCGCCTTCAGGCTCCCTGCCATGATGGCCGGACGATGCGGATACAGGTGGACGGACCCCACGACGGACAGCCGGTCCTGGCGGCCGGCCCCGCTCCGGGCGACGCCCGCGGGGTCGTCGTGCTCGCGCACGGACGGGGAGGCTCCGCGGAGGAGATGCTCCATCTCGGACGCGAGCTAGGCGACGACCTCGCCCTCCTGGCGCCGCAGGCGGCCGGACACACGTGGTACCCGTACAGCTTCCTGGCTCCCCTCGAGCGCAACGAGCCCTGGCTGTCCTCGGCGCTCGACGCGCTCGGAC
Encoded here:
- a CDS encoding ABC transporter permease subunit, which codes for VLVGLTLLLSGVGIWRLGIVPTVGDLIRLTVWLVVSLMYIGFWLALAMLFSVWLRRASTSALASIAAWLVATLFAVLLVGIVADVLAPLPAQPTPEETLRNAQMQETLSRFSPGTLYEQATGALLNPTQRATGLVFLRQLDRALPNPITLDQSLLIVWSQVVGLIALTLLTFAAAYISFMRQEVRA